The proteins below are encoded in one region of Thermodesulfobacteriota bacterium:
- a CDS encoding IPTL-CTERM sorting domain-containing protein — translation MLNRFFLATIVALIFVPAVYANPLAYVTNSEDNNVSIVDRITNMVVDTIPVGETPSGIAISPNGTRLYVVNQDSNNVSVIDTSTNIVITTIDVGDTPAEVAITPDGSQVYVTNEESDDVSVISTASHSVIATIPVGQNPSGVAITPDGTRAYVSDGLDDTISVIDTTSNTVIDTIINGDVPLLIAISPDGTRAYVANLRDDAVSVIDTATNMVINMIPVGNGPVGVAITPDGTLLYVSNTFSVDMVSVVDLSTDTVVDRILLGESEPGRVVINPEGTRVYVVNFTGDNVIIIDRATNTIVDTISVGEGPVGLALAPPPPPRNVPTLSEWGLIAMAGILAIAGLFYIRKKRMTA, via the coding sequence ATGTTAAATAGATTTTTTCTAGCAACTATTGTTGCACTTATTTTTGTGCCAGCAGTTTATGCTAATCCACTGGCATATGTTACAAACTCAGAGGACAATAATGTTTCGATTGTAGATAGAATTACCAATATGGTAGTTGATACTATTCCTGTTGGGGAAACCCCTTCAGGCATTGCTATATCACCAAATGGAACCCGTCTTTATGTTGTGAACCAGGATTCTAATAACGTCTCTGTTATTGATACAAGCACCAATATTGTAATAACTACAATAGATGTTGGAGATACTCCTGCTGAAGTGGCCATAACTCCCGATGGGTCTCAGGTATATGTTACAAATGAAGAATCAGATGATGTCTCAGTTATCAGTACTGCGAGCCATAGTGTAATTGCTACAATACCTGTTGGACAAAACCCTTCTGGCGTAGCTATAACACCAGACGGCACACGTGCATATGTTTCAGACGGCTTAGATGATACTATCTCAGTTATAGATACTACTTCAAATACAGTTATTGATACTATAATTAATGGCGATGTTCCTCTTCTTATAGCAATATCACCTGATGGTACACGCGCATATGTTGCAAATTTACGGGACGATGCTGTCTCGGTTATCGATACTGCTACCAATATGGTAATTAATATGATTCCAGTAGGTAATGGACCTGTTGGGGTAGCGATAACTCCAGACGGGACACTTCTTTATGTTTCTAACACCTTCTCAGTAGATATGGTCTCTGTTGTAGATTTATCTACTGATACCGTAGTTGATAGAATACTTCTCGGAGAGAGCGAGCCAGGTCGTGTTGTTATCAATCCAGAAGGTACCAGGGTATACGTTGTAAATTTCACCGGTGATAATGTCATCATTATAGATAGGGCCACAAATACTATAGTTGATACTATATCTGTTGGCGAAGGACCTGTAGGTTTAGCTTTAGCGCCGCCCCCGCCGCCAAGAAACGTTCCAACTCTCTCTGAATGGGGATTAATTGCAATGGCCGGTATCTTGGCAATAGCAGGACTGTTTTATATTAGAAAAAAGAGAATGACAGCTTAA
- a CDS encoding methyltransferase domain-containing protein, which translates to MSDKLEESKRKAKETYDSAADFFDHEALGFWARYGASTVERLSVKPGMRVLDVGSGTGASAIPAAMKVSSEGRVVAVDLSGNLLELAEKKAKDQNLENIDFIQGDMTNLDYPDESFDAVICVFAIFFVPEMEKQVSELWRMVKPGGVLAITTWGPDFFEPAYGPWKSILRNVRPDLHSEFNPWDRISEPGTLEALMVDGGTSNIRIADELGGQILSKPEDWWTIALGSGLRWTIDQLNEEESVRIKNENVNWVKENNVISVGTNVLYAVATKD; encoded by the coding sequence GTGTCAGATAAACTTGAAGAATCTAAAAGAAAAGCTAAAGAAACGTACGATTCGGCGGCCGATTTTTTTGATCATGAGGCCCTTGGGTTCTGGGCACGCTATGGAGCCAGTACTGTTGAACGGCTCTCTGTTAAGCCCGGTATGAGAGTGCTCGATGTTGGTTCAGGCACTGGTGCGTCAGCTATTCCAGCGGCTATGAAAGTGAGTAGTGAGGGCAGAGTAGTTGCAGTTGATCTCTCTGGCAACCTGCTTGAGCTTGCAGAAAAAAAGGCCAAGGACCAAAATCTTGAAAATATAGATTTTATTCAGGGCGATATGACTAATCTTGATTATCCCGATGAGAGCTTTGATGCAGTTATATGTGTGTTTGCGATATTCTTCGTCCCTGAAATGGAAAAACAGGTAAGTGAACTATGGCGGATGGTCAAACCTGGCGGTGTGTTGGCGATTACTACCTGGGGACCAGACTTTTTTGAGCCGGCTTACGGGCCCTGGAAAAGTATTTTGCGAAATGTTAGACCAGATCTTCATTCCGAGTTTAATCCATGGGACAGAATTTCTGAGCCCGGTACATTAGAAGCACTGATGGTAGATGGCGGTACATCAAATATAAGAATTGCAGACGAGCTGGGAGGACAGATATTGAGCAAACCAGAAGATTGGTGGACCATTGCACTTGGTTCGGGCCTTCGCTGGACTATTGATCAGCTAAATGAAGAAGAATCAGTTCGCATTAAGAACGAAAATGTTAATTGGGTAAAAGAAAATAATGTAATCTCTGTTGGGACAAATGTACTTTATGCTGTGGCAACCAAGGATTAA
- the pheA gene encoding chorismate mutase gives MKNSIRLITLTFVIAVFLGAGSSKVSAEGELIQLRGKIDTIDNQILELLNQRAEVVLEIGELKKKNDMGVYDPKREQQIEQKLMKMNNGPMPDPSVIEIFRTIISACRSLQTN, from the coding sequence ATGAAAAATTCAATTAGACTGATTACTTTAACATTTGTTATTGCAGTATTTTTGGGCGCAGGCAGCAGTAAGGTCAGCGCTGAGGGTGAGTTGATCCAGCTTAGAGGGAAAATTGATACAATAGACAATCAGATATTAGAGCTTTTAAACCAAAGGGCCGAGGTTGTGCTGGAGATAGGAGAGCTCAAGAAGAAAAATGACATGGGTGTCTATGATCCCAAGCGCGAGCAGCAAATTGAGCAAAAGCTCATGAAAATGAACAATGGCCCTATGCCTGACCCATCAGTAATAGAAATATTTAGGACAATTATCTCAGCCTGCCGCTCACTGCAAACAAATTAG